A genomic segment from Methanomicrobium sp. W14 encodes:
- a CDS encoding DUF3821 domain-containing protein: protein MKRKLFIVFFALICTAFILYPASAALNQINKGDTVFLGEQGLVLNSDVFYTSGNETDTQLAYYSSGNPATDSPSYTITPDKNSFIVSQADFSGREGIWYSYPDGAKNGYSAINVVYPNIAMKIYSYRPGGESFDITGGKIVSGEMLDFRLDSNLYPIFSRDGATSSDGGIDIIVEDKDGATFSSLYNCQGTPVSIKGVQPENSAYFLPSGTLTCLWDTGNSLYSSGEYTIWAECDVNGILDNLGRITGATVSSPVGTVQESETLDTGITQTQTPTPTPVVTPVSQITQTPKRTLTATKTPTTQVTETTQAKTQSPAETSASPETTQSPAGIISVLFALGLAGVYLSYRKE, encoded by the coding sequence ATGAAAAGAAAGCTATTCATCGTTTTTTTTGCTTTAATCTGCACAGCATTTATATTATATCCTGCAAGTGCGGCATTAAACCAGATAAACAAAGGGGATACGGTTTTCCTCGGAGAACAGGGTCTGGTCCTTAACAGCGACGTATTTTACACTTCAGGAAACGAAACCGACACGCAGCTTGCGTATTATTCCTCAGGAAACCCTGCAACCGATTCACCGTCGTACACCATAACTCCTGACAAAAACAGCTTCATAGTATCACAGGCCGACTTCAGCGGAAGGGAAGGAATATGGTATTCATACCCTGACGGCGCAAAGAACGGGTATTCAGCTATTAACGTCGTATACCCCAACATTGCAATGAAAATTTATTCTTACCGCCCCGGAGGCGAAAGCTTTGACATCACAGGAGGAAAAATTGTTTCAGGCGAAATGCTTGATTTCAGGCTCGATTCAAACCTCTACCCGATATTTTCAAGGGACGGTGCCACCTCGTCTGACGGCGGAATAGACATAATAGTAGAGGACAAAGACGGTGCAACCTTTTCATCGCTTTACAACTGCCAGGGGACACCTGTATCCATAAAAGGTGTTCAGCCTGAAAACTCGGCATACTTCCTGCCTTCAGGGACTCTTACCTGCCTGTGGGACACCGGAAATTCACTTTATTCATCAGGCGAATATACAATCTGGGCTGAATGCGACGTAAACGGTATTCTGGACAACCTGGGAAGAATCACAGGAGCAACAGTTTCGTCTCCCGTCGGGACTGTGCAGGAAAGCGAGACCTTAGACACAGGAATTACACAGACACAAACGCCGACACCTACGCCAGTCGTAACGCCGGTGTCACAGATAACGCAGACACCAAAAAGAACACTAACAGCCACAAAAACTCCGACTACACAGGTGACAGAGACAACGCAGGCAAAAACACAGAGTCCTGCAGAGACGTCTGCGTCTCCGGAAACGACACAGTCACCTGCCGGAATAATTTCAGTTCTCTTTGCACTCGGACTGGCAGGAGTCTATTTATCATACAGAAAAGAGTAA
- a CDS encoding tetratricopeptide repeat protein, whose product MKKILFAVLVILLMAVPAFASADNITLSGPLKEAVTAYNEGLDLADKGDYQASLEKLNKATDLYKNFSAAYVAKAGVLISLGDYEEALEAADKSIEMSPDQAYAWVNKATALIALGRYEEGLEASEKAISLNPSDTGVLLSAWLNKGTALGGLGRYDEELKAAEKALEISPQDERALSNKNYAESMISNQTSQTGTESETGAEATGSQSSPVSVFAAIAGISAVAAFRYIRKD is encoded by the coding sequence ATGAAAAAAATATTATTTGCAGTTCTTGTTATTCTCCTTATGGCAGTACCGGCTTTTGCATCGGCTGATAACATAACGCTTTCAGGACCTCTTAAGGAGGCAGTTACGGCATACAATGAGGGGCTGGACCTTGCGGACAAAGGTGACTACCAGGCTTCGCTTGAAAAACTCAATAAGGCGACCGACCTTTATAAAAACTTCTCGGCGGCGTATGTCGCAAAGGCCGGAGTCCTGATATCCCTCGGGGATTACGAGGAGGCCCTGGAGGCAGCGGACAAATCAATTGAAATGAGTCCTGACCAGGCATATGCCTGGGTGAACAAGGCTACTGCTCTTATTGCGCTCGGAAGATACGAAGAAGGTCTTGAAGCCTCGGAAAAAGCGATATCCCTTAATCCTTCGGACACAGGGGTGCTTCTCAGCGCCTGGCTGAATAAGGGAACGGCTCTTGGCGGTCTCGGACGTTACGATGAGGAGCTCAAAGCCGCAGAAAAGGCTCTTGAGATAAGCCCGCAGGATGAACGTGCACTTTCAAACAAAAATTATGCAGAGAGCATGATTTCAAACCAGACTTCGCAGACAGGTACAGAGAGTGAAACAGGGGCAGAGGCTACCGGAAGCCAGAGTTCGCCTGTTTCTGTATTTGCCGCAATTGCGGGTATCTCAGCCGTTGCAGCTTTTAGATACATTAGAAAGGACTAA
- the porD gene encoding pyruvate synthase subunit PorD, whose protein sequence is MSLNVGCAAPPGRARENKTGSWRVFKPVVENESCIKCGNCMLVCPEVSIHEDRDGYPVVDYDYCKGCGLCAEECPKDAIKMVKEEK, encoded by the coding sequence ATGTCTTTAAACGTCGGATGTGCGGCACCCCCCGGGAGGGCACGTGAGAACAAGACCGGCTCGTGGCGTGTCTTCAAGCCTGTTGTCGAAAATGAAAGCTGCATAAAGTGCGGCAACTGCATGCTCGTATGTCCTGAAGTGAGTATACACGAGGACAGAGACGGCTACCCGGTGGTCGACTACGACTACTGCAAGGGCTGCGGCCTGTGTGCGGAGGAATGCCCGAAGGATGCAATAAAAATGGTTAAGGAGGAGAAATAA
- a CDS encoding HesA/MoeB/ThiF family protein, with protein sequence MDISERYERQVMLFGEEAQKKLFKSSVLVAGAGGLGSPVCVYLSAAGIKKIVIADYDFVSLSNLNRQFIHDESAIGEMKTESARKAIERINGSVEVVTVDKPLSDDNITDICREEGCSLIADCLDNFDARRALNRAALNLEIPMVHGAVNGWDGQATTIIPGETPCFECMFPDSPPKEKFPIAGPTAGVIGSVQANEAIRVLAGLEAGLAGKLFVWDGRCSSADIIPFERDENCPVCSGMTFGRRHI encoded by the coding sequence ATGGATATAAGCGAGAGATACGAGAGGCAGGTGATGCTCTTCGGAGAGGAGGCACAAAAGAAACTTTTTAAGTCGTCTGTCCTCGTTGCAGGTGCCGGCGGGCTTGGAAGTCCTGTCTGTGTCTATCTTTCGGCTGCTGGAATAAAAAAAATAGTAATCGCAGACTATGATTTTGTTTCGCTTTCAAACTTGAACCGCCAGTTCATTCATGACGAGTCGGCTATAGGAGAGATGAAGACTGAATCCGCCAGGAAGGCTATTGAGAGGATAAACGGCTCGGTTGAGGTAGTAACAGTTGATAAGCCCCTGTCTGATGATAATATAACGGATATCTGCAGAGAAGAGGGCTGCAGTCTCATTGCGGACTGCCTGGATAATTTTGATGCGAGGCGGGCCCTGAACAGGGCGGCTTTAAATCTTGAAATACCTATGGTTCACGGGGCGGTAAACGGCTGGGACGGTCAGGCAACAACGATAATCCCCGGAGAGACGCCGTGCTTTGAGTGCATGTTTCCGGACAGTCCTCCAAAGGAGAAGTTTCCAATAGCGGGCCCGACGGCAGGAGTCATCGGTTCCGTGCAGGCCAACGAGGCGATAAGGGTTCTTGCGGGACTTGAAGCCGGACTTGCCGGAAAGCTTTTTGTATGGGACGGGAGATGCTCGTCTGCCGATATTATCCCTTTTGAAAGAGACGAAAACTGCCCTGTGTGCTCGGGAATGACTTTTGGGAGAAGGCATATATGA
- a CDS encoding transcriptional regulator, with product MNTPCQQVVWELLPAIRASIVTELVKRGISQKKAAEMLDIAPSAVSQYVSGKRGYRVEFTGDAKKLIMNLADDIIEEKNCNLSKRICEICTASRGEENGCAENTCTKSE from the coding sequence ATGAACACTCCCTGCCAGCAGGTAGTCTGGGAACTTCTTCCCGCTATCCGTGCATCAATAGTAACTGAACTTGTAAAAAGAGGCATCTCCCAGAAAAAAGCTGCCGAAATGCTTGACATCGCACCGTCGGCAGTCTCACAGTACGTTTCAGGGAAAAGGGGGTACAGGGTCGAATTCACCGGAGACGCCAAAAAGCTTATTATGAATCTTGCAGATGACATCATAGAAGAAAAGAACTGTAACCTCTCAAAAAGAATCTGCGAAATATGCACAGCTTCAAGGGGAGAGGAAAACGGATGCGCTGAAAACACTTGTACAAAGTCAGAATAA
- the larE gene encoding ATP-dependent sacrificial sulfur transferase LarE, which produces MDDSLQKKLENLKNILSEINSVLISYSGGVDSTLLAVMAKEVLDDSMGCAIIKSPLMPEDEYKSAFLLAEDLGLPVSVIESDIIKDPKFSQNNNNRCYICKKNAVKLLKAEAERLGLLSVADGTNFSDTKVYRPGYIAGCEENIKHPLADAKMTKDDIRKAATIYGLPNSGRPSASCLATRIPYGKKISENNLERIEKAEDIIKNYGVSVLRVREYFECARIETDPSDFGTVLKNREEISEKLKQLGFLYVTLDIDGFVSGSMDRKSNRDQK; this is translated from the coding sequence ATGGACGACAGTCTTCAAAAAAAGCTTGAAAACCTGAAAAATATTCTTAGTGAAATAAACTCGGTCCTTATATCCTACTCGGGAGGCGTTGACAGTACCCTTCTTGCAGTCATGGCAAAAGAGGTTCTCGACGACTCAATGGGATGTGCAATAATCAAAAGTCCCCTTATGCCTGAAGACGAATACAAAAGCGCTTTTTTACTTGCAGAAGATCTGGGCCTTCCGGTATCTGTCATTGAATCGGATATAATAAAAGACCCAAAATTTTCACAGAACAATAATAACCGCTGCTATATATGCAAAAAAAATGCCGTAAAACTGTTGAAAGCCGAAGCAGAAAGACTTGGATTATTATCTGTTGCCGACGGGACGAATTTTTCCGACACAAAAGTCTACAGGCCGGGATACATTGCAGGCTGCGAGGAGAACATAAAACACCCTCTTGCAGATGCAAAAATGACAAAAGACGACATAAGAAAGGCTGCCACCATATACGGACTTCCAAACAGCGGCAGGCCTTCGGCATCATGCCTTGCAACGAGAATACCCTACGGAAAAAAAATCTCTGAAAATAACCTTGAAAGAATAGAAAAGGCTGAAGATATCATCAAAAATTACGGTGTATCGGTCCTTAGGGTCAGGGAGTACTTCGAGTGCGCAAGAATTGAGACTGACCCTTCCGACTTCGGAACAGTCCTCAAAAACAGGGAAGAAATATCAGAAAAACTAAAACAGCTTGGATTCTTGTATGTAACGCTCGACATCGACGGGTTCGTCAGCGGAAGTATGGACAGGAAAAGCAACAGGGACCAAAAATAA
- a CDS encoding thiamine pyrophosphate-dependent enzyme, producing MTENTCEYFESGHRACGGCGPALAGRLITKAAGENTIVVASTGCMEVFSTPYPETVWKTPWIHSLFQNSAAVASGIEASLKRQGREEKVVVIAGDGATFDIGMLCISGMFERGHDVTYICYDNEAYMNTGIQRSGATPYDASTTTSPAGKLSNGNKRPKKDLPAILAAHGSPYVATTSVSTPKDLMDKVQRALNTPGPCYVQVHTPCCTGWGFDGCKTIEIGRMAINSGLWVNFEMVDGEIVKAKKVSRVPVDDYLKSQKRFRHLFRPSPKTEEIGKIQEIANRNAEKYGIDIKPFH from the coding sequence ATGACGGAAAATACATGTGAATATTTTGAGTCCGGTCACCGTGCCTGCGGAGGTTGCGGGCCGGCACTTGCAGGAAGGCTTATCACAAAGGCTGCAGGTGAAAATACGATTGTCGTGGCATCTACGGGTTGTATGGAGGTGTTTTCTACACCTTATCCCGAGACTGTCTGGAAGACGCCGTGGATACACTCCCTGTTCCAGAACTCCGCCGCCGTTGCGTCCGGAATCGAGGCTTCACTGAAACGGCAGGGCCGTGAAGAAAAGGTAGTTGTAATTGCAGGTGACGGTGCCACATTCGATATCGGGATGCTTTGCATCAGCGGAATGTTTGAACGCGGTCATGACGTGACGTACATCTGCTACGATAACGAGGCCTACATGAATACCGGAATCCAGAGGTCAGGTGCAACGCCGTATGACGCAAGCACAACGACAAGCCCTGCGGGAAAACTTTCAAACGGAAACAAGAGGCCAAAAAAGGACCTTCCTGCAATTCTTGCGGCTCACGGAAGCCCGTATGTTGCGACGACCTCGGTCTCAACCCCCAAAGACCTTATGGACAAGGTCCAGCGTGCGTTGAACACACCTGGGCCGTGCTATGTGCAGGTCCACACGCCGTGCTGCACAGGCTGGGGATTTGACGGCTGCAAGACCATCGAGATAGGGAGGATGGCTATAAACTCCGGCCTGTGGGTGAATTTTGAGATGGTCGACGGTGAGATAGTAAAGGCAAAGAAAGTCAGCCGTGTCCCTGTAGACGATTACCTGAAAAGCCAGAAAAGGTTCCGCCACCTATTCAGACCTTCCCCAAAGACAGAGGAAATTGGAAAGATTCAGGAAATTGCAAACAGAAACGCAGAAAAATATGGCATAGATATAAAGCCCTTCCACTGA
- a CDS encoding molybdenum cofactor biosynthesis protein MoaE, giving the protein MGIIAITKDDIDIGRLIGDAKKPETGGFVVFVGTVRDDGIEAIDFESFDEVALEDLKNIAGEAEEKYSLTSVDIVHRNGLLKIGENILVIVAGAAHREEAFDGCRYIIDEIKRYVPIWKKDISKGGKEHWHA; this is encoded by the coding sequence ATGGGTATTATTGCGATAACAAAGGATGATATTGATATAGGCAGACTAATCGGCGATGCAAAAAAGCCGGAAACCGGCGGATTTGTGGTATTCGTCGGGACAGTAAGGGACGACGGGATTGAAGCTATTGACTTTGAGTCTTTCGACGAGGTCGCACTTGAGGACCTTAAAAACATCGCGGGGGAAGCGGAAGAAAAGTATTCCCTGACTTCGGTTGATATTGTCCACAGAAACGGTCTCCTAAAGATAGGGGAGAATATTCTTGTGATTGTTGCAGGTGCTGCACACAGGGAGGAGGCCTTTGACGGGTGCCGCTATATTATAGACGAGATTAAGCGCTACGTCCCTATCTGGAAGAAGGACATCTCGAAGGGAGGGAAAGAGCACTGGCATGCAT
- a CDS encoding histidine kinase N-terminal 7TM domain-containing protein: protein MNDISIIYLLSGVIGTVLIFLILTRASSKTSTPFVLLLFAASYYSITYGIELSLTSPELILAMIRLEYIGISLVPPLWLLFVINYTRNDRILTAPLYAALFIIPAIVIGVTQSNLIIPLLYENVRFYVADTALLLSFTPGPIYLLSVSYLIIALISGLAMLSGFLGRTHGVIKEQAEILILAGLILILFLLLYLFWIRPLFHIDITPLSYLFTLLIVFIGMYHYRLFSLVPVGYDMVFQTLPSGLIIFDNSGYVIEANDMAGKALHNCDIRENPGKIITEYSHEWPQFSEFMQEMLDKKIKETENDIPFVNGETRTIYHVQTTFLKDRHGNTEGTIVTIRDVTFQKKAEEEIRKSEETFREFFEKSPVSYVSLDEEGRITGVNPEYMVMTGYTEEELLNKKFTEFLPEDKSGKARQTYSGLLKSGKISIESELTTKNGTKITVYVTGRVQNDIKGGYLRTDAVIFDITERKKIEKSLYQANKKLNLLSSITRHDILNQITVLMGYLEISKEHLESLPRADEKSVDYIRRETEATRNIYEHIKFTEDYQDIGIKSPVWQNVGESFKNALKNVNTGTIKTEDNTDSIFIYADPLLEKVFYNLAENSVKYGEKITKISLDYELRDKDLILKYSDDGKGIPDEEKENAFNRKFYKNSGLGMFLSREILAITDISIKETGVFGEGVIFEITVPYSSYRFEKEQS, encoded by the coding sequence ATGAATGATATCTCCATCATATACCTGCTCTCAGGCGTAATAGGAACAGTTCTTATATTCTTAATACTGACAAGAGCCTCATCAAAAACATCAACACCCTTCGTGCTGCTCCTCTTTGCCGCTTCATACTATTCGATAACATACGGCATCGAGCTCTCGCTCACGTCTCCGGAACTCATACTGGCAATGATAAGGCTCGAGTATATAGGAATATCACTAGTCCCGCCCCTGTGGCTGTTATTCGTAATAAACTATACACGCAATGACAGAATTCTGACAGCTCCTCTCTATGCAGCGCTTTTCATTATTCCTGCAATAGTGATAGGTGTCACCCAGTCAAATCTTATAATTCCGCTCCTATATGAAAATGTCAGATTTTACGTTGCAGACACTGCACTACTTCTCTCATTTACACCCGGGCCTATATATCTTCTCAGCGTATCCTACCTGATTATAGCACTCATTTCGGGACTTGCAATGCTGTCCGGCTTTCTGGGCCGCACGCACGGAGTGATTAAAGAACAGGCTGAAATTCTGATATTAGCCGGATTAATACTGATTCTTTTCTTACTGCTCTATCTGTTCTGGATAAGACCTCTCTTCCACATAGATATAACCCCGCTTTCATACCTTTTCACTCTTCTTATAGTATTTATCGGCATGTACCATTACAGACTGTTCTCGCTTGTCCCGGTCGGATATGACATGGTGTTCCAGACTCTCCCGTCAGGACTTATAATATTCGACAACTCAGGCTACGTCATCGAAGCAAACGATATGGCAGGAAAAGCTCTTCATAACTGCGATATCAGGGAAAACCCCGGAAAAATTATTACTGAATACAGTCATGAATGGCCGCAGTTCAGTGAATTCATGCAGGAAATGCTTGACAAAAAGATCAAAGAGACTGAAAATGACATCCCGTTTGTAAACGGCGAAACCCGAACGATATATCACGTACAGACAACCTTTTTAAAAGACAGGCACGGGAATACCGAAGGGACAATCGTTACCATCCGCGACGTGACATTCCAGAAAAAAGCCGAAGAAGAGATTAGAAAGAGTGAAGAGACCTTCAGGGAGTTTTTTGAAAAATCCCCGGTCTCATACGTTTCCCTTGATGAAGAAGGCAGAATTACCGGGGTAAATCCCGAATACATGGTTATGACCGGATACACCGAAGAGGAACTGCTAAACAAAAAATTTACGGAATTTCTTCCTGAAGACAAAAGCGGAAAAGCCCGGCAGACTTATTCCGGACTTTTAAAATCAGGTAAAATATCAATTGAATCTGAATTGACTACAAAAAACGGAACAAAAATCACCGTATATGTCACCGGAAGAGTTCAGAATGACATAAAAGGCGGCTACCTGAGAACTGACGCAGTAATCTTTGATATAACCGAGAGAAAAAAAATAGAAAAATCGCTTTATCAGGCAAACAAAAAGCTGAACCTTCTTTCAAGTATAACAAGGCATGATATCCTCAACCAGATAACTGTTCTCATGGGATACCTGGAAATCTCAAAAGAACATCTCGAAAGCCTTCCCCGGGCAGACGAAAAATCTGTCGATTATATCAGAAGAGAGACAGAAGCCACCCGAAATATATACGAGCACATAAAATTCACCGAAGACTACCAGGACATAGGAATAAAATCACCGGTATGGCAGAATGTAGGTGAATCGTTCAAAAATGCTCTCAAGAACGTTAATACCGGGACAATAAAGACAGAGGATAACACAGACAGCATATTTATATACGCTGATCCTCTTCTTGAGAAGGTGTTTTACAACCTTGCTGAAAATTCGGTAAAGTACGGTGAAAAAATAACAAAGATATCTCTGGATTACGAATTAAGAGACAAAGACCTCATCCTTAAGTACTCGGACGACGGGAAGGGCATCCCGGATGAAGAGAAGGAAAACGCATTCAACAGAAAGTTCTACAAAAACTCAGGTCTCGGGATGTTTCTGTCGCGTGAGATACTTGCGATAACCGATATTTCAATAAAAGAAACCGGAGTCTTCGGTGAAGGTGTCATATTTGAGATAACGGTTCCTTACAGCAGCTACAGGTTCGAAAAAGAGCAGTCATAA
- the porA gene encoding pyruvate ferredoxin oxidoreductase: MLQIMEGSHAVAEAVRLCRPQVVSAYPITPQTHIVERLAEMVADGDLDGEYICVESEFSALSSCLGASAAGSRVYSATTSQGLAFMAEVVFNVAGMRQPVIMTIANRALGAPLNIWNDQQDSIFLRDSGWMQFYAEDAQEATDLHFIAYKVAEDHNILLPAFVCFDGFILSHTYEPVDIPSQEEIDAYLPAFNPYQRLDAKKPMSFGMYATPEYYEEFRYEINAAMQRAKDVIRKAGAEFSEKFGRDYSGLVEGYRLDDADTAIVAMGSVCGTVKDAVDEMRDAGERVGLLKIRAFRPFPKEDVREALKGVSNVAVLEKNISLGSGMLGAVGLEVKDAVYGSGSSVHSYVGGLGGRDIRKKVVKTLAEWARQGKDDCFFGLREELL, from the coding sequence ATGCTTCAGATAATGGAAGGATCACACGCTGTTGCAGAGGCTGTAAGGCTCTGCAGGCCGCAGGTGGTGTCAGCCTATCCTATAACTCCGCAGACGCACATAGTCGAACGACTGGCCGAGATGGTGGCAGACGGCGACCTTGACGGTGAATATATCTGCGTTGAAAGTGAGTTTTCAGCCCTTTCGTCATGTCTCGGTGCGTCTGCCGCAGGCTCGAGGGTATACTCGGCAACAACCTCGCAGGGCCTTGCATTTATGGCGGAAGTTGTTTTCAACGTCGCCGGAATGCGCCAGCCTGTCATCATGACAATCGCAAACCGTGCACTCGGAGCGCCCCTCAACATCTGGAACGACCAGCAGGACTCGATATTTTTGCGCGACTCGGGCTGGATGCAGTTCTACGCCGAGGACGCACAGGAGGCGACCGACCTTCATTTCATAGCCTACAAGGTCGCAGAAGACCATAATATCCTTCTCCCGGCGTTCGTGTGCTTTGACGGGTTTATACTCTCGCACACATATGAGCCTGTCGACATTCCGTCGCAGGAGGAGATTGACGCATACCTCCCGGCGTTCAATCCCTACCAGAGGCTTGACGCAAAAAAACCGATGTCCTTCGGGATGTATGCAACTCCGGAATACTACGAGGAGTTCAGGTACGAGATAAACGCTGCGATGCAGCGTGCAAAGGATGTGATAAGAAAGGCCGGCGCAGAATTTTCTGAGAAGTTCGGCCGTGATTATTCCGGTCTTGTCGAAGGCTACAGGCTTGATGACGCGGATACCGCAATAGTTGCCATGGGTTCTGTGTGCGGTACGGTAAAGGATGCAGTAGACGAGATGAGGGATGCAGGCGAAAGGGTCGGTCTCTTAAAGATACGTGCATTCCGCCCCTTCCCCAAGGAGGACGTAAGAGAAGCGCTCAAAGGCGTTTCAAATGTTGCAGTCCTCGAAAAGAACATAAGCCTTGGTTCAGGAATGCTCGGTGCGGTAGGACTTGAGGTAAAGGACGCGGTTTACGGCTCGGGTTCATCGGTTCACTCCTATGTCGGAGGTCTCGGGGGCCGTGACATAAGAAAGAAGGTTGTAAAGACTCTTGCAGAATGGGCACGCCAGGGTAAAGACGACTGCTTCTTCGGTCTTCGCGAGGAGTTGCTGTAA
- a CDS encoding MoaD/ThiS family protein produces MINVTFRIFARFKETFGAERKVFLEGEPSIKDAVSKLCAETEGGYTVLFGDDGELLDTVLLMYNKKRVSGDKAGETLLKDGDEIILYPPVSGG; encoded by the coding sequence ATGATCAATGTAACATTCAGGATTTTTGCAAGGTTTAAGGAGACTTTTGGGGCGGAAAGGAAGGTCTTCCTTGAGGGTGAACCCAGTATAAAGGACGCGGTGTCAAAACTTTGTGCAGAAACAGAAGGCGGGTATACGGTCCTGTTCGGTGATGACGGAGAACTTCTGGATACAGTCCTTCTTATGTACAACAAAAAAAGGGTGTCTGGTGATAAGGCGGGAGAGACTTTACTGAAGGACGGCGATGAAATAATACTTTACCCGCCGGTTTCAGGAGGATAA